The nucleotide sequence TACTGAAGTTGTTTGTGAGCTGCGATGACTGAGAGCCAACACCAACAACTCGCGGGACACAAATCATGAGCGGAGGCCAAATAAAGTCTCCTGGAGACTGAGTGTGTGGACGTTAAAAAAGAGGCTGCAGGCTTCAAAACTGggtcagtgtgtagagtttcaCCCAAAACTCACTAAAACGTGGACCCTGTCTGGAGCTTTTGTTGTCTTTGCTCAAAGCAGACAAAAAGGCTGATGGGTTAGAGCCAAAACCAAACATGCGGTCGGGTCTCCCACAAGTTAGCCAGCGCGGGTCATCATGCAGGAGCACGACTGTGTGATAACACGTCTCTGCTCTGCGCCTATCATGGCTATCAGTATCAGAGCAGCTGTGTGGGTGAGGTGTGGGAGGGAGAGGGCGGCAGCTGGTTAGAAGTTGTAGTAAACtctgagagagaaaatataATTCACAAAATGGCCAGTGGATacatagagacagagaaaagtctAGTTTGGTGTCATATTCTCGTATTTCCAGTCCAGCCGTTCCATTTTACTTCCTTACCCTCATAAAGAAACtttacattttcctcatgtGCAGCGGTGAAAGTCTCTTCCTGATGATCGTCTGCGGGGAGAGCCGGAGCAGAGTGATGATACTTTTTACCGTTCAGGCGGTTGAAAACTATCTTGGGTGCAGGGAGCCTGGTGGGGACAAGGAAAAGAAGACCATGTTACAGGTAGTCCacggggggagggaggagttgCATAGTTTTCCTGCAGGAAGTATCAGCCTTTGGGCTTAAAAGTCAAGCAAGGTTGGTTGTGTAGGAGTCAGAGAGTGCAACAGCTGAATGAACGACCATGTGCCACCTCGCCTTCCCAAGGTCACACGCAGAGCCTTGCCGGGTCAACGGCATGAAATCAGCCCACAGACAGGCCGAGCCCTGGGGAGGCTACAGTGTGGAGGTGTAACTCTGCCTGTCTCAAGCTGATGACGTACATGGACACTCTCATTAGTCACtaacacccccccccaacacaacCAATGCAAAGTTGGCAAACATGCAGCAATCTAAAAACCAGTGAAATCTTCACGTGACAAAGCATCACAGATACACGACTTGGAGCATTTATAGGATTCTTCATTCCATTTCTAattcttttaaagtcacttcACTTACTCAGGCAGATTCCAGGAGGTTTGTTTGTGCTTGAAATCGTTTATTTTGTTCTCCAGCTGCTGCGTAGGCCCTGGGGAATAAAGATAAAGTGAGCGTTGAGTTTTCAAACAAGATCCATTGatcaaaatgtcacaaatgtGGCATAAAGGTCCAGACCCTGACCTGTGCGTCGCTGGGTGACGAGTTTGCTGGGACCTCTGGTGATAGTGTACATCATGCGCAGGAAAAGTCACCGGTAAACTTTTGAATTTGGCACTTTGAAGTTGAGAACAAGCGGCGTCCAAATGGAGCAGGTCTTTCACTCGGTAAGTTCAATACACTCCTC is from Paralichthys olivaceus isolate ysfri-2021 chromosome 5, ASM2471397v2, whole genome shotgun sequence and encodes:
- the LOC109643718 gene encoding MAPK regulated corepressor interacting protein 2-like isoform X1, translating into MMYTITRGPSKLVTQRRTGPTQQLENKINDFKHKQTSWNLPELPAPKIVFNRLNGKKYHHSAPALPADDHQEETFTAAHEENVKFLYEAWQEVEQQEHGPEETQAAVHFKETTASPHMDNFVPIDLDEWWAQRFLANIDKLS
- the LOC109643718 gene encoding MAPK regulated corepressor interacting protein 2-like isoform X2, yielding MPLTRQGSACDLGKARLPAPKIVFNRLNGKKYHHSAPALPADDHQEETFTAAHEENVKFLYEAWQEVEQQEHGPEETQAAVHFKETTASPHMDNFVPIDLDEWWAQRFLANIDKLS